From the genome of Triticum aestivum cultivar Chinese Spring chromosome 3B, IWGSC CS RefSeq v2.1, whole genome shotgun sequence, one region includes:
- the LOC123070335 gene encoding brassinosteroid LRR receptor kinase BRI1, whose protein sequence is MDSLRLAIAAALLFLAALAAADDAQLLDDFRAALPSRDALDGWAARDGACRFPGAVCRGGRLTSLSLAAVALNADFRAVATTLLQLSAVERLSLRGANVSGALSAAAGARCGSKLQELDLSGNAALRGSVADVAALAASCGGLKTLNLSGDAVGAAKSAGGGGGGQGFAALDALDLSSNKITGDADLRWMVGAGLGSVRWLDLAWNKISGGLSDFTNCSGLQYLDLSGNLIAGDVAAGALSGCRSLRALNLSSNHLAGAFPPNIAGLTSLTALNLSNNNFSGDVPADAFTGLQQLQSLSLSFNHFSGSIPDSVAALPDLEVLDLSSNNFSGTIPSTLCQDPNSRLRVLYLQNNYLSGSIPEAVSNCTDLVSLDLSLNYINGSIPESLGELGRLQDLIMWQNLLEGEIPASLSSIPGLEHLILDYNGLTGSIPPELAKCKQLNWISLASNRLSGPIPPWLGKLSNLAILKLSNNSFTGQIPAELGDCKSLVWLDLNSNQLNGSIPPQLAEQSGKMTVGLIIGRPYVYLRNDELSSQCRGKGSLLEFSSIRSEDLGRMPSKKLCNFTRMYMGSTEYTFNKNGSMIFLDLSFNQLDSEIPKELGNMYYLMIMNLGHNLLSGAIPTELAGAKKLAVLDLSYNRLEGPIPSSFSSLSLSEINLSSNQLNGTIPELGSLATFPKSQYENNSGLCGFPLPACEPHTGQGSSNGGQSNRRKASLAGSVAMGLLFSLFCIFGLVIIAIESKKRRQKNDEASTSRDIYIDSRSHSGTMNSNWRLSGTNALSINLAAFEKPLQKLTLGDLVEATNGFHNESLIGSGGFGDVYKATLKDGRVVAIKKLIHVSGQGDREFTAEMETIGKIKHRNLVPLLGYCKIGEERLLMYDFMKFGSLEDVLHDRKKIGIKLNWAARRKIAIGAARGLAFLHHNCIPHIIHRDMKSSNVLVDENLEARVSDFGMARMMSVVDTHLSVSTLAGTPGYVPPEYYQSFRCTTKGDVYSYGVVLLELLTGKPPTDSTDFGEDHNLVGWVKMHTKLKITDVFDPELLKDDPTLELELLEHLKIACACLDDRPSRRPTMLKVMTMFKEIQAGSTVDSKTSSVATGLSDDPGFAVMDMTLKEAKEEKD, encoded by the coding sequence ATGGATTCCCTGCGGCTGGCGATAGCGGCCGCGCTCCTCTTCCTGGCGGCGCTCGCGGCCGCCGACGACGCGCAGCTGCTCGACGACTTCAGGGCGGCGCTGCCCAGCCGGGACGCGCTCGACGGCTGGGCCGCGCGCGACGGCGCCTGCAGGTTCCCCGGCGCGGTGTGCAGGGGCGGGCGCCTCACGTCGCTCTCGCTCGCCGCCGTCGCGCTCAATGCCGACTTCCGCGCCGTCGCGACCACCCTGCTGCAGCTCAGCGCCGTCGAGAGGCTCAGCCTCCGcggcgccaacgtcagcggcgcgcTCTCCGCCGCGGCCGGCGCCAGGTGCGGCAGCAAGCTGCAGGAGCTCGACCTCTCCGGAAATGCCGCGCTGCGCGGCTCCGTCGCCGACGTggccgcgctcgccgcctcctGCGGCGGGCTCAAGACGTTGAATCTCTCCGGCGATGCGGTTGGTGCCGCCAAGTCcgctggcggtggcggtggcgggcaGGGGTTCGCGGCCCTGGACGCTCTCGACCTGTCCAGCAACAAGATCACCGGAGATGCCGACCTCCGCTGGATGGTGGGTGCCGGCCTCGGCTCTGTCCGGTGGCTGGACCTCGCCTGGAACAAGATCTCCGGCGGCCTCTCGGACTTCACCAACTGCTCCGGGCTGCAGTACCTTGACCTGTCCGGCAACCTcatcgccggcgatgtcgccgccgggGCGCTCTCCGGCTGCCGCAGTCTCAGGGCGCTCAACCTCTCCAGCAACCATCTCGCCGGCGCCTTCCCGCCCAACATCGCCGGCCTCACGTCGCTCACCGCCCtcaacctctccaacaacaacTTCTCTGGCGACGTCCCCGCCGACGCTTTCACCGGCCTACAGCAGCTCCAGTCGCTGTCCCTCTCTTTCAACCACTTCAGTGGCTCCATCCCTGATTCCGTCGCTGCGCTGCCGGACCTCGAGGTGCTCGACCTCAGCTCCAACAACTTCTCCGGCACCATCCCCTCGACCCTCTGCCAAGATCCCAACTCCAGGCTCCGCGTGCTCTACCTTCAGAACAACTATCTCTCCGGCAGCATCCCGGAGGCCGTCTCCAACTGCACCGACCTTGTCTCCCTCGACCTCAGTCTCAACTACATCAACGGCTCCATCCCGGAGTCCCTCGGCGAGCTTGGCCGCCTCCAGGACCTTATCATGTGGCAGAACTTACTGGAGGGCGAGATACCCGCGTCTCTGTCGAGCATTCCCGGCCTGGAGCATCTCATCCTGGACTACAACGGGCTCACCGGCAGTATCCCGCCGGAGCTGGCCAAGTGCAAGCAGCTCAACTGGATATCCTTGGCGAGCAACCGGCTGTCCGGGCCGATCCCCCCGTGGCTCGGGAAGCTCAGCAACTTGGCAATCTTGAAGCTGAGCAACAATTCCTTCACCGGACAGATACCCGCAGAGCTTGGTGACTGCAAGAGCTTGGTGTGGCTGGACCTCAACAGCAACCAACTTAATGGATCAATTCCACCGCAACTGGCAGAGCAGTCGGGGAAGATGACTGTTGGCCTCATTATTGGGCGGCCCTATGTGTATCTTCGCAACGACGAGCTGAGCAGCCAGTGTCGTGGCAAGGGGAGCTTGCTGGAGTTCTCAAGCATCCGATCTGAGGACCTTGGTCGGATGCCGAGCAAGAAGCTGTGCAACTTCACAAGGATGTACATGGGGAGCACAGAGTACACCTTCAACAAGAATGGCTCCATGATATTTCTGGATTTGTCATTTAATCAGCTCGACTCCGAGATACCCAAGGAGCTTGGGAACATGTATTACCTCATGATCATGAATCTTGGGCACAACCTTCTGTCTGGTGCTATCCCAACAGAGCTAGCTGGTGCAAAGAAGCTCGCAGTACTTGACCTTTCATACAACCGGTTGGAAGGGCCGATACCCAGCTCGTTCTCATCACTGTCTTTGTCTGAGATCAATCTGTCGAGTAATCAGCTGAATGGGACAATTCCAGAGCTTGGTTCTCTTGCCACATTCCCAAAGAGCCAGTATGAGAATAACTCTGGTCTCTGTGGCTTTCCACTGCCAGCATGCGAGCCGCATACTGGGCAAGGCTCTTCCAACGGTGGCCAATCCAACCGGAGGAAGGCGTCCCTTGCAGGCAGTGTTGCTATGGGACTCTTGTTCTCGCTCTTCTGTATATTTGGGTTGGTCATCATAGCCATCGAGAGCAAGAAGCGGAGGCAGAAGAATGATGAGGCAAGTACCTCCCGTGATATATACATTGATAGCCGGTCACATTCTGGCACGATGAATTCCAATTGGAGACTCTCCGGGACAAATGCTCTCAGCATCAACCTGGCTGCATTTGAGAAGCCACTGCAGAAACTCACCTTGGGTGATCTTGTTGAGGCCACCAATGGCTTCCACAATGAGAGCTTGATTGGGTCCGGTGGATTTGGTGATGTCTACAAGGCAACGCTCAAGGATGGGAGGGTTGTTGCAATCAAGAAGCTAATACATGTGAGTGGCCAGGGTGACCGGGAGTTCACAGCGGAAATGGAGACCATTGGCAAGATCAAACACCGCAACCTTGTTCCGCTCCTCGGCTACTGCAAGATTGGTGAGGAGCGGCTGCTGATGTATGACTTCATGAAGTTTGGCAGCTTGGAGGATGTGCTGCATGACCGCAAAAAGATTGGGATAAAGCTGAACTGGGCGGCAAGGCGAAAGATTGCAATCGGGGCAGCAAGAGGATTGGCATTCCTCCACCACAACTGCATTCCACACATCATTCACCGAGACATGAAGTCGAGCAATGTGCTCGTTGATGAGAATCTGGAGGCGAGGGTCTCTGATTTCGGCATGGCGAGGATGATGAGTGTGGTGGACACACACCTGAGCGTGTCCACCCTTGCCGGCACGCCGGGGTATGTGCCACCAGAGTACTACCAGAGCTTCCGGTGCACCACCAAGGGCGATGTGTACAGCTACGGCGTTGTATTGCTGGAGCTGCTCACCGGGAAGCCGCCGACGGATTCAACAGATTTTGGCGAGGACCATAATCTTGTGGGATGGGTGAAGATGCACACAAAGTTGAAGATCACGGATGTGTTTGACCCGGAGCTGCTGAAGGACGATCCTACCCTGGAGCTGGAGCTGCTGGAGCATTTGAAAATCGCGTGTGCATGCCTGGATGACAGGCCGTCCAGGCGGCCAACGATGCTCAAGGTGATGACGATGTTCAAGGAGATCCAGGCTGGGTCAACGGTGGACTCGAAAACCTCGTCGGTGGCCACCGGGCTGAGCGACGATCCAGGTTTTGCGGTCATGGACATGACCCTCAAGGAAGCCAAGGAGGAGAAAGATTAG